A single genomic interval of Daucus carota subsp. sativus chromosome 1, DH1 v3.0, whole genome shotgun sequence harbors:
- the LOC108222085 gene encoding uncharacterized protein LOC108222085: MFVEEDAKAILATSIPQRDVKDRLAWIGTSNGIYSAKSGYHFWFDRTVGTGNVQQHQGWSKIWKLNLHHKVRIFTWRICRNSIPVRTRLSSRGITLPLECPMCDKAPEDMLHLFFNCDFALECRNNVGLSYDMTGVIDVAGWLLDKIVELPSDEFGKLITVLLGVWFWRNNKVWNNKLVAASVAMAESCRSINNWREARKKLQVQKPSRAVNIDSRWTPPEAGALKVNVDVSIREGAESFGIGMVLRNHEGIFMAGKTLCLQAPSSVFEGEAIGVREALSWIADQHLEDRRVYVESDSQLTVRAIHNEDVNYLEVGVVVESCYQKLQQLEHVSLSFIRRNANRVAHELARYPCLAYCQVLFTSPPGNVVEAIMYDVLK; encoded by the coding sequence ATGTTTGTGGAGGAGGATGCTAAAGCCATCTTGGCTACTTCAATCCCCCAACGTGACGTTAAAGACAGATTGGCCTGGATTGGGACTTCAAATGGAATTTATTCTGCTAAATCAGGGTACCATTTCTGGTTTGATCGAACGGTGGGAACAGGCAATGTGCAACAACATCAAGGTTGGAGTAAAATTTGGAAGTTGAATTTGCATCATAAGGTTAGAATATTTACTTGGCGCATCTGTCGTAATAGTATTCCTGTTAGAACTAGATTGAGCTCGAGGGGTATTACTCTTCCGTTAGAGTGCCCCATGTGTGACAAGGCTCCTGAAGACATGCTGCACTTGTTCTTTAACTGTGACTTTGCACTTGAATGCCGGAACAATGTTGGGCTTAGCTACGACATGACAGGGGTGATAGATGTTGCAGGGTGGTTGCTTGATAAGATTGTCGAGTTACCGTCAGATGAGTTTGGTAAGTTGATCACGGTTCTCTTGGGGGTGTGGTTCTGGAGGAATAATAAAGTCTGGAATAACAAGTTGGTGGCAGCCTCTGTGGCAATGGCCGAGAGTTGCAGATCGATTAATAACTGGAGAGAAGCAAGGAAGAAACTACAAGTCCAGAAACCATCTAGAGCTGTGAACATTGATAGTAGATGGACACCTCCAGAAGCAGGAGCTCTGAAGGTTAATGTGGATGTCAGCATTCGAGAAGGAGCAGAGTCTTTTGGAATTGGCATGGTCCTTAGAAATCATGAAGGAATTTTTATGGCGGGCAAAACTCTCTGTTTGCAGGCACCAAGCTCAGTTTTTGAAGGAGAGGCAATCGGTGTTCGAGAGGCTTTATCATGGATTGCGGATCAACATTTGGAAGACAGGAGAGTCTATGTTGAATCAGACTCTCAGCTCACAGTTCGAGCCATTCATAATGAAGATGTTAACTATTTGGAGGTAGGTGTGGTGGTCGAAAGCTGCTACCAGAAGCTCCAACAACTCGAGCATGTGTCACTTAGTTTCATTCGGCGAAATGCTAATAGGGTAGCTCATGAATTAGCTAGGTATCCCTGTTTAGCTTACTGCCAGGTTCTTTTTACGTCTCCTCCAGGGAATGTGGTGGAGGCTATTATGTACGATGTTTTGAAATAA